Proteins encoded within one genomic window of Gloeobacter kilaueensis JS1:
- a CDS encoding S1C family serine protease: MSTKVKTFKPTEVLVIALLAAVGGAAGSYFAVNRVAAPPAPATAPVPSSTPAPAPEAPAPAPLPASLGSEEKDNIAVYERVSPAVVNITTTVINYDYFSRPIPEQGTGSGSILDPQGHVLTNYHVVRSAKSQLEVTLASGKHYKARLVGADPDNDLAVIQIQNPPANLTTIALGESSSLKVGRKVLAIGNPFGLDRTLTTGVISALGRDLQSERAGRTLRGLIQTDAAINPGNSGGPLLDGTGRLIGVNTAIFSTSGSSAGIGFAVPVDTVRQVLPELLIRGGVRRASLGVQLFSLTPPVAEALNLPVNQGALVAGVAPGGPAARAGLQAGNQEAVIGNYRLPIGGDIIVAVGDTRISDAQELIALIQKHKPGERLNLSVIRGGRQIQVPVTLGEASEQLEEE; the protein is encoded by the coding sequence TTGTCAACAAAAGTGAAGACCTTCAAGCCGACTGAAGTTCTCGTCATCGCGCTTCTTGCCGCAGTGGGTGGAGCTGCCGGCAGTTACTTTGCCGTCAACCGGGTCGCTGCTCCTCCCGCACCTGCCACTGCACCCGTCCCTTCTTCTACTCCAGCCCCGGCTCCGGAGGCACCTGCCCCAGCGCCGCTACCGGCGAGCCTCGGCTCCGAAGAAAAGGACAACATCGCCGTCTACGAGCGCGTCAGTCCGGCAGTGGTCAACATCACGACCACGGTGATCAACTACGACTACTTCAGCCGCCCGATTCCCGAACAGGGCACCGGTTCCGGCAGCATCCTCGATCCTCAGGGCCACGTCCTCACCAACTACCACGTCGTTCGTTCCGCCAAAAGCCAACTCGAAGTTACCCTGGCGAGCGGCAAGCACTACAAGGCCCGGCTGGTGGGCGCGGATCCGGACAACGATCTGGCGGTGATCCAGATTCAAAACCCGCCCGCCAACCTGACGACGATCGCCCTGGGCGAATCGAGCAGCCTCAAGGTGGGCCGCAAGGTGCTCGCCATCGGCAATCCCTTTGGCCTCGACCGCACCCTCACCACCGGTGTGATCAGCGCTCTGGGCCGCGATCTGCAGTCCGAGCGGGCCGGGCGCACCCTCCGGGGACTCATCCAGACCGACGCCGCCATCAACCCCGGCAACTCCGGTGGGCCTCTACTTGACGGCACCGGTCGGCTCATCGGCGTCAACACAGCGATCTTCAGCACCAGCGGCTCAAGCGCCGGTATCGGCTTTGCCGTTCCGGTCGATACAGTCCGCCAGGTCTTGCCGGAACTGCTCATCCGTGGCGGTGTGCGGCGCGCTTCCCTGGGTGTGCAGCTGTTCTCGCTCACCCCGCCGGTGGCCGAAGCGCTCAACCTGCCGGTCAATCAAGGGGCTCTGGTGGCCGGTGTCGCTCCCGGTGGGCCGGCGGCCCGCGCCGGACTGCAGGCCGGCAATCAAGAAGCGGTGATCGGCAACTACCGCTTACCGATCGGCGGGGACATCATCGTTGCGGTGGGCGACACCCGCATCAGCGACGCTCAAGAACTGATCGCGCTTATCCAGAAACATAAGCCCGGCGAACGGCTCAACCTGTCGGTCATCCGTGGCGGACGCCAGATCCAGGTGCCCGTCACCCTGGGTGAGGCGAGCGAACAACTCGAAGAGGAATAG
- a CDS encoding DUF885 domain-containing protein: protein MLDFSSIRLRRRTLLATAGLVLGAADRLWAAQTNQRASEAQALTDRILTESLAADPVTATGVGEHRYDGQWPDLSAAGLQREQRRVARAIEQLRVFDRTGLDAGSRVDLDTLSNQLELERFVTEAEAPERRSPLFYTGLIGSGIDDLLSRPFAATKVRATSVAERLEALPAFIDQARVNLRQGPILHPHAQVALQQADGLLTLVQSDILGRLPDAPPALARRIAAATPAALAAIEKFRSLLKDEWLPKANGDWRLGRANFDRKLQLTLESELTASEVYDLATREHERVRSRMAELARELYAPLFGTAKVPASDDQVVRQVLAELASDCVAADELRSACESKLAQIATFVEARRLVPQDQSAVLQVIWTPPQKRGVALAGLDSPPPLDSDKPGLPSFYLVQPVPDNWPAERRASLLREYNNFMLEILSIHEAIPGHFVQGYYARRVPSKVRKVYANGPFVEGWAVYSEHLMTEAGYSGAEPGKSKPAGLSDALWQLKQDPQLRAKAIALQGQKFYLRSVTNAILDHAIHAGEMDEAAAVALMVGRSYQQEGEARAKWVRAQISSTQLSTYFVGYQSWLRLRQQAEARAKKQGQPFDLATFHAAALSHGAPPVGRLPELLGWT, encoded by the coding sequence ATGCTGGATTTTTCCTCGATTCGGCTGCGGCGGCGCACCCTGCTCGCTACTGCTGGTCTTGTTCTCGGCGCTGCTGACCGGCTATGGGCTGCCCAAACCAACCAGCGCGCCAGCGAGGCTCAAGCACTGACCGACCGTATCCTCACCGAAAGCCTCGCCGCCGACCCGGTGACAGCCACCGGTGTTGGCGAGCACCGCTACGACGGGCAGTGGCCCGATCTGAGCGCTGCTGGCCTCCAGCGCGAGCAGCGACGGGTCGCCCGCGCCATCGAACAACTGCGGGTGTTCGATCGCACCGGCCTCGATGCTGGTAGCCGGGTAGACCTCGATACCCTCTCAAATCAGCTCGAACTGGAGCGCTTCGTAACCGAAGCCGAAGCGCCAGAGCGACGCAGCCCGCTTTTTTATACTGGCCTGATCGGTTCGGGCATAGACGACCTGCTCAGCCGCCCCTTCGCTGCCACCAAGGTGCGCGCTACCAGCGTCGCCGAGCGCCTCGAAGCGCTCCCGGCCTTTATCGATCAGGCGCGGGTCAACCTGCGCCAGGGTCCGATCCTCCATCCCCACGCCCAGGTGGCTCTGCAGCAGGCCGACGGTTTGCTGACCCTGGTGCAGAGCGACATTCTGGGCCGCCTGCCGGACGCACCACCGGCCCTTGCCCGGCGGATTGCCGCCGCTACGCCCGCCGCCCTTGCCGCCATCGAAAAATTTCGCTCACTTCTTAAAGACGAATGGCTACCGAAAGCGAACGGCGACTGGCGCTTGGGCCGCGCCAACTTCGATCGCAAATTGCAACTCACCCTGGAGAGCGAGCTGACAGCCAGTGAAGTCTACGACCTGGCGACCCGCGAGCACGAGCGGGTGCGCTCGCGCATGGCCGAGTTGGCGCGGGAACTCTACGCGCCCCTTTTTGGGACAGCAAAAGTACCCGCCTCCGACGATCAGGTAGTCCGGCAGGTACTCGCGGAACTCGCCAGCGACTGCGTTGCCGCCGACGAATTGCGCAGTGCCTGCGAGAGCAAGCTTGCCCAGATTGCCACTTTCGTAGAGGCGCGCCGCCTGGTTCCTCAAGATCAAAGCGCGGTCCTGCAAGTGATCTGGACCCCGCCCCAAAAGCGCGGTGTGGCGCTGGCGGGCCTCGATTCTCCGCCGCCCCTCGACAGCGACAAGCCGGGGCTACCCAGCTTTTATCTTGTGCAGCCGGTCCCCGACAACTGGCCTGCCGAGCGCCGCGCCTCACTGTTGCGCGAGTACAACAACTTCATGCTCGAGATCCTCTCGATCCACGAAGCGATCCCCGGCCACTTCGTCCAGGGCTACTACGCCAGGCGAGTGCCTTCAAAAGTGCGCAAAGTCTACGCCAACGGTCCTTTCGTCGAGGGCTGGGCCGTCTACAGCGAGCACCTGATGACCGAAGCGGGCTACAGCGGGGCCGAGCCAGGCAAAAGCAAACCAGCGGGTCTTTCCGATGCCCTCTGGCAGCTCAAGCAAGACCCGCAGTTGCGCGCCAAGGCGATTGCCCTGCAGGGCCAGAAATTTTACCTGCGCTCCGTCACCAACGCCATCCTCGACCATGCCATCCATGCCGGTGAGATGGACGAAGCGGCAGCCGTGGCACTGATGGTGGGCCGCTCCTACCAGCAGGAAGGGGAGGCGCGGGCCAAGTGGGTGCGCGCCCAGATCAGCTCCACCCAACTCAGCACCTACTTCGTCGGTTACCAGTCCTGGCTCAGGCTCAGGCAACAGGCGGAAGCAAGAGCAAAAAAGCAGGGCCAACCCTTCGATCTGGCCACTTTCCACGCCGCTGCTCTGAGCCACGGCGCACCGCCGGTCGGACGATTGCCTGAACTGTTGGGCTGGACCTAG